In Streptomyces canus, one DNA window encodes the following:
- a CDS encoding alpha/beta fold hydrolase, with amino-acid sequence MDPMTGGATIPGVEHHQVSVNGTELHYISAGTVGSPVMLVHGFPETWWVFRKLIPLLSEHHRVFAPDLRGFGDSATATTAHDSVTAAQDLSELIARLDAGPVHLTGQDISGPTTFRVTATRPDLVRSYAAIETGLPGFGVERLADVAHGGAWHIGVLAAPGIPEMLLAGRERAFLAQYAIPSLCVAPDAFTDDDIDELVRSYARPDAFNGAAGLYRSMLREGEEIRQLACRKLTTPVLAVGGRSGEFTPATLRQVAEDVSALSLDGIGHYAAMEAPNRLADGLLSFYEKLDNQE; translated from the coding sequence ATGGACCCCATGACCGGCGGCGCCACCATCCCGGGCGTCGAACACCACCAGGTCAGCGTGAACGGGACCGAACTGCACTACATATCGGCCGGGACCGTCGGCTCTCCCGTCATGCTGGTCCACGGCTTCCCCGAGACCTGGTGGGTCTTCCGCAAGTTGATTCCCCTGCTCAGCGAGCACCACCGCGTATTCGCCCCCGACCTTCGCGGCTTCGGCGACTCCGCCACCGCGACCACAGCGCACGACAGTGTGACCGCGGCCCAGGACCTGAGCGAACTGATCGCGCGGCTCGACGCGGGCCCCGTCCACCTCACGGGCCAGGACATCAGCGGTCCCACCACGTTCCGCGTCACCGCCACACGCCCCGACCTCGTGCGAAGCTATGCAGCGATCGAGACCGGGCTGCCCGGGTTCGGTGTCGAAAGGCTCGCGGACGTCGCCCACGGCGGTGCCTGGCACATCGGCGTGCTCGCCGCCCCGGGCATCCCCGAAATGCTGCTCGCCGGCCGAGAACGGGCATTCCTCGCGCAGTACGCGATCCCGTCGCTCTGCGTGGCCCCTGACGCGTTCACCGACGACGACATCGACGAACTCGTCCGCTCCTACGCACGACCCGACGCGTTCAACGGCGCGGCCGGACTGTATCGATCGATGCTCCGCGAAGGCGAAGAAATCCGCCAACTGGCATGCCGGAAACTCACCACGCCCGTGCTCGCCGTCGGCGGCAGATCGGGAGAGTTCACTCCGGCGACCCTGCGTCAGGTCGCCGAGGACGTCAGCGCCCTCTCCCTCGACGGGATCGGCCACTACGCGGCGATGGAAGCCCCCAACAGGCTCGCAGACGGCCTCCTGTCCTTCTACGAGAAACTCGACAACCAGGAGTAA